In Populus alba chromosome 9, ASM523922v2, whole genome shotgun sequence, a genomic segment contains:
- the LOC118032417 gene encoding uncharacterized protein → MAPLSSCSSLHPLSSLSPPSSSSSKTRHFLPKQPPSKPETPSLPRFSFINHNSNYKLYHHQATPSLLFQPQFLLSGLDTPLDTQTALSIISVFAAIALSLFLGLKGDPVPCERCAGNGGTKCVFCNDGKMKQETGLMDCRVCKGAGLILCKKCAGSGYSKRL, encoded by the exons ATGGCTCCACTCTCTTCTTGCTCCTCTCTCCaccctctctcttctctctctcctccttcctcttcttcttcaaaaacaCGTCACTTTCTTCCAAAACAACCCCCCTCAAAGCCTGAAACCCCCTCGCTCCCCCGCTTCTCCTTTATCAACCATAATAGCAACTATAAACTCTATCACCACCAAGCCACACCAAGCCTTCTTTTTCAGCCACAATTTTTGCTCAGTGGCTTGGATACTCCTTTGGATACCCAAACTGCCCTCTCTATTATCAGTGTCTTTGCTGCCATTGCTCTTTCCCTGTTCCTGGGCCTGAAG GGGGATCCCGTGCCTTGTGAGAGGTGTGCAGGAAATG GTGGCACAAAATGTGTGTTTTGCAATGATGGCAAGATGAAGCAAGAAACAGGCTTGATGGATTGCAGGGTGTGCAAGGGTGCAG GATTGATACTCTGCAAGAAGTGTGCAGGTTCTGGCTATTCCAAACGCTTATGA
- the LOC118032419 gene encoding serine/threonine-protein kinase TOUSLED isoform X2 has protein sequence MSDDMLMHFSSNSSNQSDQSLPTKIAKLEARMAGKVPSVTPAPPVQLQQQQPQPQHQQQLQQQPIWSSVSPGPKFGPPEELAESSDSDDDNGGEFLIQANTQKRQRLQENNNSAVIEHLEAVNDGRQKTGETEETKGSSDTNRKKQGRGRGQSNSGRGRGSRANDQIRSQVSVSTASPSNGQLENSYLKDNRPKEHFRNDDHISLEEELASLRAKVSILEEDLRKCRQEASNNHDLCHQLEKELKELKDYEQQMKPKFGILILMFSFLTGKLICFLMEQCKRQEARMKVRQDSLRLGSVGVIRAGTVISETWEDGQMLKDLNIHLRQLLETKEAIERQRKSLKKRQSDKGDGTDAESGVQEEDFLIQDEIFKSRLMSMKREEETVLRERDRYELEKGRLIREMKRIRDEDGSRFNNFQILNHRYALLNLLGKGGFSEVYKAYDLVDHRYVACKLHGLNAQWSEDKKQSYIRHAMREYNIHKTLVHNHIVRLWDIFEIDQNTFCTVLEYCSGKDLDAVLKATPVLPERESRIIIVQIFQGLVYLNKRAQKIIHYDLKPGNVLFDEFGIAKVTDFGLSKIVEEDVGSQGMELTSQGAGTYWYLPPECFELSKTPLISSKVDVWSAGVLFYQMLYGRRPFGHDQTQERILREDTIIKARRVEFPSKPTISNEAKDLIRRCLTYNQADRPDVLTIAQDPYLTYVKR, from the exons ATGTCGGATGATATGTTAATGCATTTCTCTTCAAACTCTTCAAACCAGTCAGACCAGTCTTTGCCTACTAAAATTGCTAAACTAGAAGCTCGTATGGCTGGCAAGGTACCTTCTGTCACTCCTGCCCCCCCTGTTCAGCTACAGCAACAGCAGCCGCAGCCGCAGCATCAACAACAACTGCAACAGCAACCCATTTGGTCCTCTGTTTCTCCTGGTCCGAAATTTGGGCCTCCTGAGGAATTGGCAGAGTCTAGTGATTCTGACGATGAT AATGGTGGGGAATTTCTTATACAAGCAAACACTCAGAAGCGCCAGAGAttacaagaaaacaataattcaGCTGTCATCGAACATCTTGAG GCAGTGAATGATGGAAGGCAAAAGACTGGGGAAACTGAAGAGACCAAGGGCAGTTCTGATACAAACAGGAAAAAACAAGGTCGTGGCAGGGGTCAGTCTAATTCTGGTAGAGGTCGTGGTTCCAGAGCTAATGATCAGATTAGATCACAAGTTTCTGTTTCAACAGCCTCACCTTCAAATGGTCAGCTTGAGAACTCGTATCTCAAG GATAACAGGCCCAAAGAGCACTTCAGAAATGATGATCACATATCCTTAGAG gAGGAGCTTGCATCTTTACGTGCAAAAGTTTCCATTCTAGAGGAAGATCTTCGTAAATGTCGTCAAGAGGCCTCTAATAATCATGATCTCTGCCACCAGTTAGAAAAG GAATTGAAGGAGCTCAAAGATTATGAACAACAAATGAAGCCAAAG TTTGGAATCCTGATACTGATGTTTTCATTTCTCACTGGGAAATTAATCTGCTTCCTCATGGAACAGTGTA AGAGACAAGAAGCCAGGATGAAAGTTCGCCAGGATTCTTTAAGACTTGGCAGTGTGGGTGTTATCAG AGCTGGAACTGTCATATCTGAGACGTGGGAGGATGGGCAAATGCTGAAAGATCTAAATATTCATCTT agaCAGTTATTAGAAACTAAGGAGGCTATTGAGCGGCAGCGGAAATCATTGAAGAAACGACAATCTG ACAAGGGTGATGGTACAGATGCAGAATCAGGAGTacaagaagaagattttctCATCCAGGATGAGATTTTTAAATCTCGTCTCATGAGCATGAAGCGT GAGGAAGAGACTGTTTTGCGTGAAAGAGATCGCTATGAACTGGAAAAGGGACGGCTCATACGTGAAATGAAACGGATACGAGATGAGGATGGTTCacgttttaataattttcagaTTTTAAATCACCGATATGCCCTTCTAAATCTTCTTGGTAAAGGGGGATTTAGTGAGGTTTACAAG GCTTATGATTTGGTGGACCATAGATATGTTGCATGTAAGCTTCATGGTCTGAATGCTCAGTGGAGTGAGGATAAGAAGCAAAGTTACATTCGGCATGCAATGCGGGAGTACAATATTCATAAGACATTGGTGCATAATCATATTGTTCGGCTTTGGGACATTTTTGAAATTGACCAGAATACGTTCTGCACTGTCTTGGAGTACTGTAGTG gtaaAGATCTTGATGCTGTTCTTAAAGCTACACCTGTATTACCTGAGAGGGAATCTAGGATTATTATTGTCCAGATATTTCAAGGCCTTGTATACTTGAATAAAAGAGCACAGAAGATTATCCATTATGATTTGAAGCCTGGTAATGTTCTTTTTGATGAATTTGGCATTGCAAAAGTTACTGATTTTGGTCTTAGCAAGATTGTGGAGGAAGATGTTGGATCACAGGGAATGGAACTTACATCTCAGGGAGCTGGAACGTATTG gTATTTGCCACCAGAATGTTTTGAGCTCAGCAAGACACCTTTAATATCTTCAAAG GTTGATGTCTGGTCAGCTGGAGTACTATTTTACCAAATGCTCTATGGCAGACGTCCCTTTGGGCACGACCAAACCCAAGAACGAATACTTCGTGAAGATACAATTATAAAAGCTCGCAGGGTTGAATTCCCTTCAAAGCCTACTATCTCAAACGAGGCAAAG GATTTGATTCGTCGATGTCTAACCTATAACCAAGCAGATAGACCAGATGTCTTGACCATTGCTCAAGATCCATACCTTACTTACGTAAAGAGGTAA
- the LOC118032419 gene encoding serine/threonine-protein kinase TOUSLED isoform X4, which translates to MSDDMLMHFSSNSSNQSDQSLPTKIAKLEARMAGKVPSVTPAPPVQLQQQQPQPQHQQQLQQQPIWSSVSPGPKFGPPEELAESSDSDDDNGGEFLIQANTQKRQRLQENNNSAVIEHLEAVNDGRQKTGETEETKGSSDTNRKKQGRGRGQSNSGRGRGSRANDQIRSQVSVSTASPSNGQLENSYLKDNRPKEHFRNDDHISLEEELASLRAKVSILEEDLRKCRQEASNNHDLCHQLEKELKELKDYEQQMKPKRTKIISDLLISVSKAERQEARMKVRQDSLRLGSVGVIRAGTVISETWEDGQMLKDLNIHLRQLLETKEAIERQRKSLKKRQSDKGDGTDAESGVQEEDFLIQDEIFKSRLMSMKREEETVLRERDRYELEKGRLIREMKRIRDEDGSRFNNFQILNHRYALLNLLGKGGFSEVYKAYDLVDHRYVACKLHGLNAQWSEDKKQSYIRHAMREYNIHKTLVHNHIVRLWDIFEIDQNTFCTVLEYCSGKDLDAVLKATPVLPERESRIIIVQIFQGLVYLNKRAQKIIHYDLKPGNVLFDEFGIAKVTDFGLSKIVEEDVGSQGMELTSQGAGTYWYLPPECFELSKTPLISSKVDVWSAGVLFYQMLYGRRPFGHDQTQERILREDTIIKARRVEFPSKPTISNEAKDLIRRCLTYNQADRPDVLTIAQDPYLTYVKR; encoded by the exons ATGTCGGATGATATGTTAATGCATTTCTCTTCAAACTCTTCAAACCAGTCAGACCAGTCTTTGCCTACTAAAATTGCTAAACTAGAAGCTCGTATGGCTGGCAAGGTACCTTCTGTCACTCCTGCCCCCCCTGTTCAGCTACAGCAACAGCAGCCGCAGCCGCAGCATCAACAACAACTGCAACAGCAACCCATTTGGTCCTCTGTTTCTCCTGGTCCGAAATTTGGGCCTCCTGAGGAATTGGCAGAGTCTAGTGATTCTGACGATGAT AATGGTGGGGAATTTCTTATACAAGCAAACACTCAGAAGCGCCAGAGAttacaagaaaacaataattcaGCTGTCATCGAACATCTTGAG GCAGTGAATGATGGAAGGCAAAAGACTGGGGAAACTGAAGAGACCAAGGGCAGTTCTGATACAAACAGGAAAAAACAAGGTCGTGGCAGGGGTCAGTCTAATTCTGGTAGAGGTCGTGGTTCCAGAGCTAATGATCAGATTAGATCACAAGTTTCTGTTTCAACAGCCTCACCTTCAAATGGTCAGCTTGAGAACTCGTATCTCAAG GATAACAGGCCCAAAGAGCACTTCAGAAATGATGATCACATATCCTTAGAG gAGGAGCTTGCATCTTTACGTGCAAAAGTTTCCATTCTAGAGGAAGATCTTCGTAAATGTCGTCAAGAGGCCTCTAATAATCATGATCTCTGCCACCAGTTAGAAAAG GAATTGAAGGAGCTCAAAGATTATGAACAACAAATGAAGCCAAAG AGAACGAAAATTATATCTGATCTGCTGATATCTGTTTCAAAAGCAGAGAGACAAGAAGCCAGGATGAAAGTTCGCCAGGATTCTTTAAGACTTGGCAGTGTGGGTGTTATCAG AGCTGGAACTGTCATATCTGAGACGTGGGAGGATGGGCAAATGCTGAAAGATCTAAATATTCATCTT agaCAGTTATTAGAAACTAAGGAGGCTATTGAGCGGCAGCGGAAATCATTGAAGAAACGACAATCTG ACAAGGGTGATGGTACAGATGCAGAATCAGGAGTacaagaagaagattttctCATCCAGGATGAGATTTTTAAATCTCGTCTCATGAGCATGAAGCGT GAGGAAGAGACTGTTTTGCGTGAAAGAGATCGCTATGAACTGGAAAAGGGACGGCTCATACGTGAAATGAAACGGATACGAGATGAGGATGGTTCacgttttaataattttcagaTTTTAAATCACCGATATGCCCTTCTAAATCTTCTTGGTAAAGGGGGATTTAGTGAGGTTTACAAG GCTTATGATTTGGTGGACCATAGATATGTTGCATGTAAGCTTCATGGTCTGAATGCTCAGTGGAGTGAGGATAAGAAGCAAAGTTACATTCGGCATGCAATGCGGGAGTACAATATTCATAAGACATTGGTGCATAATCATATTGTTCGGCTTTGGGACATTTTTGAAATTGACCAGAATACGTTCTGCACTGTCTTGGAGTACTGTAGTG gtaaAGATCTTGATGCTGTTCTTAAAGCTACACCTGTATTACCTGAGAGGGAATCTAGGATTATTATTGTCCAGATATTTCAAGGCCTTGTATACTTGAATAAAAGAGCACAGAAGATTATCCATTATGATTTGAAGCCTGGTAATGTTCTTTTTGATGAATTTGGCATTGCAAAAGTTACTGATTTTGGTCTTAGCAAGATTGTGGAGGAAGATGTTGGATCACAGGGAATGGAACTTACATCTCAGGGAGCTGGAACGTATTG gTATTTGCCACCAGAATGTTTTGAGCTCAGCAAGACACCTTTAATATCTTCAAAG GTTGATGTCTGGTCAGCTGGAGTACTATTTTACCAAATGCTCTATGGCAGACGTCCCTTTGGGCACGACCAAACCCAAGAACGAATACTTCGTGAAGATACAATTATAAAAGCTCGCAGGGTTGAATTCCCTTCAAAGCCTACTATCTCAAACGAGGCAAAG GATTTGATTCGTCGATGTCTAACCTATAACCAAGCAGATAGACCAGATGTCTTGACCATTGCTCAAGATCCATACCTTACTTACGTAAAGAGGTAA
- the LOC118032420 gene encoding protein CHLORORESPIRATORY REDUCTION 42, chloroplastic, with product MALSFSSTSTIPQANPTLQSNRSINNARNRKLNVITRCESRESSSSETNLPAKSTPKLGIGSPVVVIEAPKMIKTAATMPCLRVNTGLVKPGDVGRIVSRKPKDVWAVRLAIGTYLIDGKYFKPLELSE from the exons ATGGCATTATCTTTCTCCTCTACCTCCACAATCCCACAAGCAAACCCGACTTTGCAATCCAATCGCAGCATAAATAATGCTCGGAACCGAAAGCTCAATGTGATTACTCGATGTGAATCTAgagaatcatcatcatcagagaCAAATTTGCCAGCAAAAAGTACTCCCAAACTTGGGATAGGGTCTCCTGTAGTTGTTATTGAGGCTCCCAAAATGATCAAGACAGCAGCAACCATGCCCTGCCTCCGGGTTAACACTGGCTTGGTCAAGCCTGGTGATGTGGGAAG AATTGTGTCAAGAAAGCCCAAGGATGTGTGGGCAGTTCGTCTTGCTATTGGCACCTATCTCATAGATGGCAAATATTTCAAGCCCTTGGAGCTCAGTGAATGA
- the LOC118032421 gene encoding LOW QUALITY PROTEIN: protein AGENET DOMAIN (AGD)-CONTAINING P1 (The sequence of the model RefSeq protein was modified relative to this genomic sequence to represent the inferred CDS: deleted 1 base in 1 codon), which produces MEFDKGDKVEVCSTQEGFPGSYIYSTATVVKKLDTNSHAVQYKNSVEEEDMSKLLIETVSADEVRLVPLRIKFGSGFSMFDKVDAFDNDGWWVGKVTGQRGPLYFVFSETTGDEIACHVSRLRIHLDWVNGNWVSSRKIVS; this is translated from the exons atggAGTTCGACAAAGGAGACAAAGTGGAAGTATGTAGCACACAAGAAGGCTTTCCTGGGTCATATATT TACAGTACAGCAACAGTTGTCAAGAAACTTGACACCAACTCTCATGCAGTGCAATACAAGAACTCAGTCGAAGAGGAAGATATGTCAAAGCTACTGATAGAGACAGTTTCTGCTGATGAGGTGAGGCTAGTGCCACTGAGAATCAAATTTGGAAGCGGGTTTTCTATGTTTGATAAGGTTGACGCTTTTGATAATGATGGGTGGTGGGTTGGCAAGGTTACTGGACAGAGAGGGCCTCTGTATTTTGTCTTCTCTGAGACAACAGGGGATGAGATAGCTTGCCATGTCTCAAGATTGAGGATTCACTTGGATTGGGTTAATGGCAATTGGGTTTCTTCAAGAAAGATAGTTTCTTGA
- the LOC118032419 gene encoding serine/threonine-protein kinase TOUSLED isoform X3, with protein MSDDMLMHFSSNSSNQSDQSLPTKIAKLEARMAGKVPSVTPAPPVQLQQQQPQPQHQQQLQQQPIWSSVSPGPKFGPPEELAESSDSDDDNGGEFLIQANTQKRQRLQENNNSAVIEHLETQAVNDGRQKTGETEETKGSSDTNRKKQGRGRGQSNSGRGRGSRANDQIRSQVSVSTASPSNGQLENSYLKDNRPKEHFRNDDHISLEEELASLRAKVSILEEDLRKCRQEASNNHDLCHQLEKELKELKDYEQQMKPKRTKIISDLLISVSKAERQEARMKVRQDSLRLGSVGVIRAGTVISETWEDGQMLKDLNIHLRQLLETKEAIERQRKSLKKRQSDKGDGTDAESGVQEEDFLIQDEIFKSRLMSMKREEETVLRERDRYELEKGRLIREMKRIRDEDGSRFNNFQILNHRYALLNLLGKGGFSEVYKAYDLVDHRYVACKLHGLNAQWSEDKKQSYIRHAMREYNIHKTLVHNHIVRLWDIFEIDQNTFCTVLEYCSGKDLDAVLKATPVLPERESRIIIVQIFQGLVYLNKRAQKIIHYDLKPGNVLFDEFGIAKVTDFGLSKIVEEDVGSQGMELTSQGAGTYWYLPPECFELSKTPLISSKVDVWSAGVLFYQMLYGRRPFGHDQTQERILREDTIIKARRVEFPSKPTISNEAKDLIRRCLTYNQADRPDVLTIAQDPYLTYVKR; from the exons ATGTCGGATGATATGTTAATGCATTTCTCTTCAAACTCTTCAAACCAGTCAGACCAGTCTTTGCCTACTAAAATTGCTAAACTAGAAGCTCGTATGGCTGGCAAGGTACCTTCTGTCACTCCTGCCCCCCCTGTTCAGCTACAGCAACAGCAGCCGCAGCCGCAGCATCAACAACAACTGCAACAGCAACCCATTTGGTCCTCTGTTTCTCCTGGTCCGAAATTTGGGCCTCCTGAGGAATTGGCAGAGTCTAGTGATTCTGACGATGAT AATGGTGGGGAATTTCTTATACAAGCAAACACTCAGAAGCGCCAGAGAttacaagaaaacaataattcaGCTGTCATCGAACATCTTGAG acacAGGCAGTGAATGATGGAAGGCAAAAGACTGGGGAAACTGAAGAGACCAAGGGCAGTTCTGATACAAACAGGAAAAAACAAGGTCGTGGCAGGGGTCAGTCTAATTCTGGTAGAGGTCGTGGTTCCAGAGCTAATGATCAGATTAGATCACAAGTTTCTGTTTCAACAGCCTCACCTTCAAATGGTCAGCTTGAGAACTCGTATCTCAAG GATAACAGGCCCAAAGAGCACTTCAGAAATGATGATCACATATCCTTAGAG gAGGAGCTTGCATCTTTACGTGCAAAAGTTTCCATTCTAGAGGAAGATCTTCGTAAATGTCGTCAAGAGGCCTCTAATAATCATGATCTCTGCCACCAGTTAGAAAAG GAATTGAAGGAGCTCAAAGATTATGAACAACAAATGAAGCCAAAG AGAACGAAAATTATATCTGATCTGCTGATATCTGTTTCAAAAGCAGAGAGACAAGAAGCCAGGATGAAAGTTCGCCAGGATTCTTTAAGACTTGGCAGTGTGGGTGTTATCAG AGCTGGAACTGTCATATCTGAGACGTGGGAGGATGGGCAAATGCTGAAAGATCTAAATATTCATCTT agaCAGTTATTAGAAACTAAGGAGGCTATTGAGCGGCAGCGGAAATCATTGAAGAAACGACAATCTG ACAAGGGTGATGGTACAGATGCAGAATCAGGAGTacaagaagaagattttctCATCCAGGATGAGATTTTTAAATCTCGTCTCATGAGCATGAAGCGT GAGGAAGAGACTGTTTTGCGTGAAAGAGATCGCTATGAACTGGAAAAGGGACGGCTCATACGTGAAATGAAACGGATACGAGATGAGGATGGTTCacgttttaataattttcagaTTTTAAATCACCGATATGCCCTTCTAAATCTTCTTGGTAAAGGGGGATTTAGTGAGGTTTACAAG GCTTATGATTTGGTGGACCATAGATATGTTGCATGTAAGCTTCATGGTCTGAATGCTCAGTGGAGTGAGGATAAGAAGCAAAGTTACATTCGGCATGCAATGCGGGAGTACAATATTCATAAGACATTGGTGCATAATCATATTGTTCGGCTTTGGGACATTTTTGAAATTGACCAGAATACGTTCTGCACTGTCTTGGAGTACTGTAGTG gtaaAGATCTTGATGCTGTTCTTAAAGCTACACCTGTATTACCTGAGAGGGAATCTAGGATTATTATTGTCCAGATATTTCAAGGCCTTGTATACTTGAATAAAAGAGCACAGAAGATTATCCATTATGATTTGAAGCCTGGTAATGTTCTTTTTGATGAATTTGGCATTGCAAAAGTTACTGATTTTGGTCTTAGCAAGATTGTGGAGGAAGATGTTGGATCACAGGGAATGGAACTTACATCTCAGGGAGCTGGAACGTATTG gTATTTGCCACCAGAATGTTTTGAGCTCAGCAAGACACCTTTAATATCTTCAAAG GTTGATGTCTGGTCAGCTGGAGTACTATTTTACCAAATGCTCTATGGCAGACGTCCCTTTGGGCACGACCAAACCCAAGAACGAATACTTCGTGAAGATACAATTATAAAAGCTCGCAGGGTTGAATTCCCTTCAAAGCCTACTATCTCAAACGAGGCAAAG GATTTGATTCGTCGATGTCTAACCTATAACCAAGCAGATAGACCAGATGTCTTGACCATTGCTCAAGATCCATACCTTACTTACGTAAAGAGGTAA
- the LOC118032419 gene encoding serine/threonine-protein kinase TOUSLED isoform X1, with protein MSDDMLMHFSSNSSNQSDQSLPTKIAKLEARMAGKVPSVTPAPPVQLQQQQPQPQHQQQLQQQPIWSSVSPGPKFGPPEELAESSDSDDDNGGEFLIQANTQKRQRLQENNNSAVIEHLETQAVNDGRQKTGETEETKGSSDTNRKKQGRGRGQSNSGRGRGSRANDQIRSQVSVSTASPSNGQLENSYLKDNRPKEHFRNDDHISLEEELASLRAKVSILEEDLRKCRQEASNNHDLCHQLEKELKELKDYEQQMKPKFGILILMFSFLTGKLICFLMEQCKRQEARMKVRQDSLRLGSVGVIRAGTVISETWEDGQMLKDLNIHLRQLLETKEAIERQRKSLKKRQSDKGDGTDAESGVQEEDFLIQDEIFKSRLMSMKREEETVLRERDRYELEKGRLIREMKRIRDEDGSRFNNFQILNHRYALLNLLGKGGFSEVYKAYDLVDHRYVACKLHGLNAQWSEDKKQSYIRHAMREYNIHKTLVHNHIVRLWDIFEIDQNTFCTVLEYCSGKDLDAVLKATPVLPERESRIIIVQIFQGLVYLNKRAQKIIHYDLKPGNVLFDEFGIAKVTDFGLSKIVEEDVGSQGMELTSQGAGTYWYLPPECFELSKTPLISSKVDVWSAGVLFYQMLYGRRPFGHDQTQERILREDTIIKARRVEFPSKPTISNEAKDLIRRCLTYNQADRPDVLTIAQDPYLTYVKR; from the exons ATGTCGGATGATATGTTAATGCATTTCTCTTCAAACTCTTCAAACCAGTCAGACCAGTCTTTGCCTACTAAAATTGCTAAACTAGAAGCTCGTATGGCTGGCAAGGTACCTTCTGTCACTCCTGCCCCCCCTGTTCAGCTACAGCAACAGCAGCCGCAGCCGCAGCATCAACAACAACTGCAACAGCAACCCATTTGGTCCTCTGTTTCTCCTGGTCCGAAATTTGGGCCTCCTGAGGAATTGGCAGAGTCTAGTGATTCTGACGATGAT AATGGTGGGGAATTTCTTATACAAGCAAACACTCAGAAGCGCCAGAGAttacaagaaaacaataattcaGCTGTCATCGAACATCTTGAG acacAGGCAGTGAATGATGGAAGGCAAAAGACTGGGGAAACTGAAGAGACCAAGGGCAGTTCTGATACAAACAGGAAAAAACAAGGTCGTGGCAGGGGTCAGTCTAATTCTGGTAGAGGTCGTGGTTCCAGAGCTAATGATCAGATTAGATCACAAGTTTCTGTTTCAACAGCCTCACCTTCAAATGGTCAGCTTGAGAACTCGTATCTCAAG GATAACAGGCCCAAAGAGCACTTCAGAAATGATGATCACATATCCTTAGAG gAGGAGCTTGCATCTTTACGTGCAAAAGTTTCCATTCTAGAGGAAGATCTTCGTAAATGTCGTCAAGAGGCCTCTAATAATCATGATCTCTGCCACCAGTTAGAAAAG GAATTGAAGGAGCTCAAAGATTATGAACAACAAATGAAGCCAAAG TTTGGAATCCTGATACTGATGTTTTCATTTCTCACTGGGAAATTAATCTGCTTCCTCATGGAACAGTGTA AGAGACAAGAAGCCAGGATGAAAGTTCGCCAGGATTCTTTAAGACTTGGCAGTGTGGGTGTTATCAG AGCTGGAACTGTCATATCTGAGACGTGGGAGGATGGGCAAATGCTGAAAGATCTAAATATTCATCTT agaCAGTTATTAGAAACTAAGGAGGCTATTGAGCGGCAGCGGAAATCATTGAAGAAACGACAATCTG ACAAGGGTGATGGTACAGATGCAGAATCAGGAGTacaagaagaagattttctCATCCAGGATGAGATTTTTAAATCTCGTCTCATGAGCATGAAGCGT GAGGAAGAGACTGTTTTGCGTGAAAGAGATCGCTATGAACTGGAAAAGGGACGGCTCATACGTGAAATGAAACGGATACGAGATGAGGATGGTTCacgttttaataattttcagaTTTTAAATCACCGATATGCCCTTCTAAATCTTCTTGGTAAAGGGGGATTTAGTGAGGTTTACAAG GCTTATGATTTGGTGGACCATAGATATGTTGCATGTAAGCTTCATGGTCTGAATGCTCAGTGGAGTGAGGATAAGAAGCAAAGTTACATTCGGCATGCAATGCGGGAGTACAATATTCATAAGACATTGGTGCATAATCATATTGTTCGGCTTTGGGACATTTTTGAAATTGACCAGAATACGTTCTGCACTGTCTTGGAGTACTGTAGTG gtaaAGATCTTGATGCTGTTCTTAAAGCTACACCTGTATTACCTGAGAGGGAATCTAGGATTATTATTGTCCAGATATTTCAAGGCCTTGTATACTTGAATAAAAGAGCACAGAAGATTATCCATTATGATTTGAAGCCTGGTAATGTTCTTTTTGATGAATTTGGCATTGCAAAAGTTACTGATTTTGGTCTTAGCAAGATTGTGGAGGAAGATGTTGGATCACAGGGAATGGAACTTACATCTCAGGGAGCTGGAACGTATTG gTATTTGCCACCAGAATGTTTTGAGCTCAGCAAGACACCTTTAATATCTTCAAAG GTTGATGTCTGGTCAGCTGGAGTACTATTTTACCAAATGCTCTATGGCAGACGTCCCTTTGGGCACGACCAAACCCAAGAACGAATACTTCGTGAAGATACAATTATAAAAGCTCGCAGGGTTGAATTCCCTTCAAAGCCTACTATCTCAAACGAGGCAAAG GATTTGATTCGTCGATGTCTAACCTATAACCAAGCAGATAGACCAGATGTCTTGACCATTGCTCAAGATCCATACCTTACTTACGTAAAGAGGTAA